From one Plantibacter flavus genomic stretch:
- a CDS encoding ParB/RepB/Spo0J family partition protein encodes MATKRTGLGRGIGALIPTTSSDSQANRPVDVFFPDNQGTARKAAKDAATAAADAAAAEAAAADAPTGPDAAATTADGPQLVAVPGARLAYLSPELIVPNANQPRTVFDEDHLAELVTSIREVGVLQPIVVRPIPGDDERYELIMGERRLRASKEVGLDRIPAIIKDTADEDMLRDALLENLHRSELNPLEEASAYQQLLADFGITQDELANRIGRSRPQISNTIRLLKLPAAVQQRVAAGVLSAGHARAILSLTDPEAQQRLADKIVNEDLSVRAAEAAAAQGVQAKKPRPIAGSRRGQLDEIADRLGDRLNTRVKVTLGAKKGQMVVEFATIADLNRILSELGESGFGQSS; translated from the coding sequence ATGGCAACGAAACGAACTGGACTTGGTCGCGGGATCGGTGCACTCATTCCGACGACGAGTTCAGACTCGCAGGCGAACCGTCCCGTCGACGTCTTCTTCCCCGACAACCAGGGCACTGCCCGCAAGGCGGCGAAGGATGCTGCGACCGCAGCCGCGGACGCCGCCGCAGCAGAGGCCGCGGCAGCCGACGCCCCCACTGGCCCGGACGCCGCTGCTACGACGGCAGATGGACCGCAGCTCGTGGCCGTTCCCGGTGCCCGTCTGGCGTACCTCTCCCCCGAACTCATCGTGCCGAACGCCAACCAGCCGCGCACGGTCTTCGATGAAGACCACCTCGCGGAACTCGTCACGAGCATCCGTGAGGTCGGCGTCCTGCAGCCGATCGTTGTCCGTCCGATCCCTGGCGACGACGAACGATACGAACTCATCATGGGTGAGCGGCGTCTTCGAGCCTCGAAGGAGGTGGGTCTCGACCGCATCCCCGCGATCATCAAGGACACCGCAGACGAGGACATGCTGCGCGACGCGCTGCTCGAGAACCTCCATCGCTCTGAACTGAATCCGCTCGAGGAGGCTTCTGCCTACCAGCAGCTCCTGGCCGACTTCGGAATCACCCAGGACGAGCTTGCCAACCGCATCGGGCGGTCCCGCCCGCAGATCAGCAACACCATCCGCCTGCTCAAGCTGCCGGCGGCCGTGCAGCAGCGCGTTGCTGCCGGTGTGCTGAGCGCCGGACACGCCCGAGCCATCCTGTCGCTGACCGATCCTGAGGCACAGCAGCGCCTGGCCGACAAGATCGTGAACGAGGACCTGTCCGTCCGCGCGGCCGAGGCTGCTGCGGCTCAGGGTGTTCAGGCGAAGAAGCCGCGTCCGATCGCCGGATCGCGACGCGGCCAACTCGATGAGATCGCAGACCGTCTCGGCGACCGTTTGAACACCCGCGTGAAGGTGACCCTCGGTGCGAAGAAGGGCCAGATGGTCGTGGAGTTCGCCACCATCGCCGATCTCAACCGCATCCTGAGCGAGCTTGGCGAGTCGGGCTTCGGTCAGTCCTCCTGA
- a CDS encoding ParA family protein yields the protein MARELHHLTERRKALAHATLPTPDHTRVFTVSNQKGGVGKTTTTVNIGAALARSGARVLVIDLDPQGNASTALGVEHHSDVPSVYDVLIDDFPLADVVQQSPEFPTLFCAPSTIHLAGAEIELVSQVAREHRLRTALEQFIQDADEPFHYVLIDCPPSLGLLTINAFVAAKEVLIPIQCEYYALEGLSQLLSSIQLIQRHLNPGLAVSTILLTMYDGRTNLAQQVAQDVRDHFTGQVLESVIPRAVRISEAPSFGQSVISYDPTSLGAVSYLEAAAEIANRWAAGSSDTPDTNHPEGVSH from the coding sequence TTGGCTCGCGAGCTCCATCATCTGACTGAGAGGCGTAAGGCCTTGGCTCACGCAACCCTGCCGACGCCCGACCACACTCGGGTCTTCACGGTCTCCAACCAGAAAGGTGGGGTCGGCAAGACGACGACCACTGTCAACATCGGCGCCGCGCTCGCCCGTTCGGGCGCTCGTGTCCTCGTGATCGATCTGGATCCCCAGGGGAACGCGTCCACCGCACTCGGCGTCGAGCACCACTCCGACGTCCCGAGTGTCTACGACGTCCTGATCGACGACTTCCCCCTGGCCGATGTCGTCCAGCAGAGCCCCGAGTTCCCCACGCTGTTCTGCGCTCCGTCGACGATCCATCTCGCCGGTGCGGAGATCGAACTCGTTTCACAGGTAGCCCGTGAGCATAGACTCCGGACGGCCCTCGAACAGTTCATCCAGGATGCCGATGAGCCGTTCCACTACGTCTTGATCGATTGCCCACCGTCCCTCGGACTCCTGACGATCAATGCCTTCGTTGCGGCCAAGGAGGTGCTCATCCCCATCCAGTGCGAGTACTACGCGCTCGAGGGATTGAGTCAGCTCCTCAGCAGCATCCAGCTGATCCAGCGGCACCTGAACCCAGGGCTCGCCGTCAGCACCATCCTCCTGACGATGTACGACGGGCGCACCAACCTCGCGCAGCAGGTGGCTCAGGACGTCCGAGACCATTTCACCGGGCAGGTCCTCGAGTCCGTCATCCCACGAGCGGTGCGTATCTCCGAGGCGCCCAGCTTCGGACAGAGCGTCATCAGCTACGACCCCACGTCGCTCGGCGCGGTGTCCTATCTCGAAGCAGCGGCGGAGATCGCCAACCGATGGGCCGCAGGCTCCTCCGATACACCCGATACGAACCACCCTGAGGGAGTCAGTCACTGA